The following are encoded together in the Campylobacter devanensis genome:
- the groL gene encoding chaperonin GroEL (60 kDa chaperone family; promotes refolding of misfolded polypeptides especially under stressful conditions; forms two stacked rings of heptamers to form a barrel-shaped 14mer; ends can be capped by GroES; misfolded proteins enter the barrel where they are refolded when GroES binds): MAKEIIFADDARNRLYNGVKKLSDAVKVTMGPRGRNVLLQKSFGAPTITKDGVSVAKEIELADTIENMGAGLVREVASKTNDEAGDGTTTATVLAHAIFKEGLRNITAGANPIEVKRGMDKFATAVINELKNASKKVEGKKEIAQVATISANSDTSVGDLIAEAMEKVGKDGVITVEEAKSINDELNVVEGMQFDRGYLSPYFITNAEKMQVELSSPFILLFDKKISNLKDLLPVLEQIQKTGKPLLIIAEDIEGEALATLVVNKLRGVLNISAVKAPGFGDRRKAMLEDIAILTGGEVISEELGRTLESASLNDLGQADRVVIDKDNTTIVNGAGSKEAIDARISQIKAQIAETTSDYDKEKLQERLAKLSGGVAVIKVGAATETEMKEKKDRVDDALNATKAAVEEGIVIGGGAALIKAGNKVDLNLKGDELIGADIVKRALFAPLRQIAENAGFDAGVVAHAVSSADKANYGFNAASGEYVDMFEAGIIDPVKVERIALQNAVSVASLLLTTEATVSEIKEDKPAMPAMPDMGGMGGMGGMM, encoded by the coding sequence ATGGCAAAAGAGATTATATTTGCAGATGATGCTAGAAATAGACTATATAATGGTGTTAAAAAATTAAGCGATGCGGTTAAAGTAACAATGGGTCCAAGAGGTCGCAATGTGCTTTTACAAAAAAGTTTTGGCGCACCAACAATAACAAAAGATGGCGTTAGCGTAGCTAAAGAGATTGAACTAGCTGATACTATAGAAAATATGGGCGCAGGCCTAGTAAGAGAAGTAGCTAGCAAAACCAACGATGAAGCCGGCGATGGCACTACTACAGCTACTGTTTTGGCTCATGCTATATTTAAAGAAGGTTTAAGAAATATCACAGCTGGAGCAAATCCAATCGAAGTAAAAAGAGGTATGGATAAATTCGCTACTGCGGTGATAAACGAGCTTAAAAACGCATCTAAAAAAGTAGAAGGCAAAAAAGAGATCGCTCAAGTAGCCACAATCTCAGCTAATAGCGACACAAGCGTTGGTGATCTAATAGCCGAAGCTATGGAAAAAGTAGGCAAAGATGGAGTTATCACAGTTGAAGAGGCTAAATCAATCAATGATGAGTTAAATGTAGTTGAGGGTATGCAGTTTGATAGAGGCTATCTAAGCCCATATTTCATCACAAATGCAGAGAAAATGCAAGTTGAGCTAAGCAGCCCATTTATACTATTATTTGATAAAAAAATATCAAATTTAAAAGATCTTTTACCAGTTTTAGAGCAAATCCAAAAAACAGGCAAACCTCTACTAATCATCGCCGAAGATATAGAGGGCGAAGCTTTAGCAACTTTAGTTGTCAATAAACTTCGTGGCGTGCTAAATATCTCAGCAGTTAAAGCACCTGGCTTTGGTGATAGAAGAAAAGCTATGCTAGAAGATATTGCTATTTTAACCGGTGGCGAAGTAATTAGCGAAGAGCTAGGTAGAACTTTGGAGAGTGCTAGCTTAAATGATCTAGGTCAAGCTGATAGAGTAGTAATCGACAAAGATAACACTACAATCGTAAATGGCGCTGGCTCAAAAGAGGCGATAGATGCTAGAATCAGCCAAATCAAAGCTCAAATAGCTGAAACTACAAGCGACTATGACAAAGAAAAACTTCAAGAAAGATTGGCCAAATTAAGCGGTGGTGTAGCAGTTATCAAAGTCGGAGCCGCTACTGAAACTGAAATGAAAGAGAAAAAGGATAGAGTAGATGACGCTCTAAACGCTACTAAAGCAGCAGTAGAAGAGGGCATCGTGATAGGCGGCGGTGCTGCTTTGATTAAGGCTGGAAATAAAGTAGATTTGAATTTAAAAGGTGATGAGCTAATCGGCGCTGATATCGTCAAGCGTGCTTTGTTTGCTCCACTTCGCCAAATCGCTGAAAATGCTGGATTTGATGCTGGTGTGGTAGCTCACGCAGTAAGCAGTGCTGATAAGGCAAATTACGGATTTAACGCTGCTAGCGGAGAGTATGTAGATATGTTTGAAGCTGGTATCATAGACCCTGTTAAGGTAGAGCGCATAGCACTTC
- the groES gene encoding co-chaperone GroES, which translates to MNFLPLGKRVLIEREEELKTTASGIIIPDNASKEKPSEGKVIAVSKEVEGISEGDRVVFAKYSGSEITLDNKKYLVLNTDDILGIIK; encoded by the coding sequence ATGAATTTTTTACCATTAGGTAAGCGTGTGCTTATAGAAAGAGAGGAGGAGCTTAAAACTACAGCTTCAGGTATTATCATCCCAGATAATGCGTCCAAAGAAAAACCAAGCGAAGGCAAAGTTATCGCTGTTAGCAAAGAAGTAGAAGGCATTAGCGAAGGCGATAGAGTTGTATTTGCGAAATATAGTGGTAGCGAAATTACACTTGATAACAAAAAATATTTAGTATTAAATACAGATGATATCTTAGGTATCATAAAATAA
- a CDS encoding translocation/assembly module TamB domain-containing protein produces the protein MRVVYWILGSLVVVLAAIYTLLFTSIGNNIIKPYIEKIASEKSGMDIRLDEFKLGISNLDITASVNNALKARVYGNYSLFSQAFDLNYTAATSDLSNLGIAIKDDINLKGKVIGKLSNFIADGSGKIVGSNLRFAARIKDFAPLEIKLDAKSLNLAQITAIALGKPYITGNMNIQADITSKDTLYSGTANLNIPKAITNNELIATDYGINLPNNFTIKADSNLNLEGRTAKAKSIITTPIAVVAALNSIYNIDENVLNSDLNLNIPNLAKLEPIIGQKLSGEITAKANTKISNGNLEFLDADISGLGGVITAKMADNKINADIKKIKLNELLKLVSMPAILNGNINGAALITALNDPNKRAGNVSININGGIINANELNKMIGASLPKNVSFNSDIQAALKGDNAELKANLISEILNLNNLDASYNLAQNTAKANAQALVPDLAKFGNISGAKLSGQIALNADIDANLNNQKSPLKSANVDIKAMDGIITANLDNGKLKAKIQNILVQNIFLMIGQKPLLNGELNGELNLDSIDIANLNGKGDIKLENGVLNAANLKELTNKEFPQNITLNAHIKPTFTNSTVHFASIINSNLATINKFDGSYDINKNSLEALYSADIPSLAKLEFLTGMKLNGALNPSGKISINESVNATLNSDFIGSKLKIDIKDNKANLNLSTFEIAKLLEFLDFMPFYEGQATLNANYNLDSAKGDFNADIAKGQLARSGLTTLISTAIQKDITKEVFKDGYLKGTIDLNLINFITQLNSQKANISIANGSLDTATKAINIPITANIEKTDIDIKITGTSDEPKYSISSNYIKEKINEEISKGIDKLFDNDKEKSQGAKELINGLQNLFN, from the coding sequence ATGAGAGTTGTATATTGGATTTTAGGTAGTTTAGTGGTAGTTTTGGCTGCTATTTATACACTGCTTTTTACTAGCATTGGCAATAACATCATAAAGCCATATATAGAAAAAATCGCTTCTGAAAAAAGTGGAATGGATATTAGACTTGACGAATTTAAGCTTGGTATTAGCAATCTTGATATAACTGCTAGTGTCAATAATGCCCTAAAAGCTAGAGTTTATGGGAATTATAGCCTATTTAGTCAAGCATTTGATCTTAATTATACCGCAGCTACAAGTGATTTGAGCAACCTTGGAATAGCTATAAAAGATGATATTAACCTAAAAGGTAAGGTCATTGGTAAACTTAGCAACTTCATCGCCGATGGTAGCGGCAAGATTGTTGGATCAAATTTACGTTTTGCAGCTAGAATCAAGGACTTTGCTCCACTTGAGATAAAGCTAGATGCTAAATCATTAAATTTAGCTCAAATCACAGCTATTGCTCTAGGCAAACCATACATAACAGGCAATATGAATATCCAAGCTGATATCACTAGCAAGGACACACTATATAGTGGAACAGCTAACCTAAATATACCAAAAGCTATAACAAATAATGAGTTAATTGCAACTGATTATGGAATTAATTTACCAAATAATTTTACTATAAAGGCTGATTCAAATCTAAATCTAGAAGGTCGCACAGCTAAAGCTAAAAGTATAATTACCACACCAATTGCTGTTGTAGCAGCTCTAAATTCTATATACAATATAGATGAAAATGTATTAAATAGTGATCTGAATTTAAATATCCCAAACTTAGCCAAGCTAGAACCAATAATTGGCCAAAAACTAAGCGGAGAAATTACAGCCAAAGCCAATACAAAAATATCTAATGGAAATTTAGAGTTTTTAGATGCTGATATAAGCGGATTAGGTGGGGTTATAACTGCTAAAATGGCAGATAATAAAATAAACGCTGATATCAAAAAAATAAAACTAAACGAGCTTTTAAAGCTAGTTTCAATGCCAGCAATTTTAAATGGCAATATTAATGGGGCTGCTTTAATTACCGCACTAAATGATCCAAACAAAAGAGCTGGAAATGTAAGTATAAATATAAATGGTGGAATAATTAATGCTAATGAATTAAATAAAATGATAGGTGCAAGCCTACCTAAAAATGTAAGCTTTAATTCAGATATTCAAGCCGCACTAAAAGGTGATAATGCAGAACTTAAAGCAAATTTAATATCTGAGATTTTAAACCTAAACAATCTAGATGCTAGCTACAATCTAGCCCAAAATACTGCCAAAGCAAATGCCCAAGCACTAGTACCAGATTTAGCTAAGTTTGGCAATATCTCAGGCGCAAAACTATCTGGCCAAATCGCTCTAAATGCAGATATAGATGCCAATTTAAATAATCAAAAATCACCACTAAAAAGCGCCAATGTAGATATTAAAGCAATGGATGGCATAATCACAGCAAATCTTGATAATGGAAAACTAAAGGCTAAAATTCAAAATATACTAGTTCAAAATATATTCTTGATGATTGGACAAAAACCACTTTTAAATGGTGAACTAAATGGTGAACTAAATTTAGATAGCATTGATATAGCAAATCTAAATGGAAAAGGCGATATAAAGCTTGAAAATGGTGTATTAAATGCAGCTAATTTAAAAGAACTAACTAATAAAGAATTTCCGCAAAATATAACACTAAACGCACATATCAAACCAACATTTACTAACTCAACCGTGCATTTTGCCTCTATAATTAATTCAAATTTAGCTACAATAAATAAATTTGATGGAAGCTATGATATTAATAAAAATAGCCTAGAAGCACTATATAGCGCAGATATACCAAGCCTTGCAAAACTTGAGTTTTTAACTGGAATGAAGTTAAATGGCGCACTAAATCCAAGCGGAAAAATATCAATCAATGAGAGTGTAAATGCCACATTAAATAGCGATTTTATAGGCTCAAAACTAAAAATTGATATCAAAGATAATAAAGCAAATTTAAATCTATCAACATTTGAGATTGCAAAATTGCTTGAATTTTTAGATTTTATGCCATTTTACGAGGGTCAAGCTACGCTAAATGCTAACTATAATCTAGATAGCGCCAAAGGAGATTTTAATGCCGATATAGCCAAAGGTCAATTAGCAAGAAGTGGGTTAACTACGCTAATAAGCACAGCAATTCAAAAAGATATCACAAAAGAAGTATTTAAAGATGGCTATTTAAAAGGAACAATTGATCTAAATTTAATAAATTTTATAACTCAGCTTAACTCGCAAAAGGCAAATATCAGTATAGCTAATGGTAGTTTAGATACTGCTACAAAAGCTATCAATATTCCAATAACAGCCAATATAGAAAAAACAGATATCGATATAAAGATAACTGGCACAAGCGATGAACCAAAATATTCTATCAGCTCAAACTATATCAAAGAGAAAATAAATGAAGAAATTAGCAAAGGAATAGATAAACTTTTTGACAACGATAAGGAAAAAAGTCAAGGCGCTAAAGAGCTGATAAATGGCTTGCAAAATCTATTTAATTAA
- a CDS encoding aminotransferase class V-fold PLP-dependent enzyme, whose product MNIDKIRQNIILKDGIYYFDWTASGLGYIPIEDEIRRMLQTYANTHSECSECSNITTNYYENARTGIKRLLKLQSDFLLLPCGQGSSAAIKKFQEIMGIYIPPATKMALNIDFDSIKKSLPLVIVGPYEHHSNEISYRTGMCEVVRIPLARDGGLHWGELDKILKINANRKIIISISAASNVTGIKTNLAMLNAAAKRYGAIIAVDASSLIAYENVDSSLCDAIFISPHKLLGGVGSCGILAIRKSLFSSNLPTFSAGGTVGYVSKKSIHYLEDIEKIEDAGTPAITQLVRAYLAFELRNRVGLEFINEQKTLLKDKFELGLSNIKGVIDYVPKNLERLAIFAFNIKGISPFDLAQVLSKKFGIQSRAGCSCAGPYGHDLLGLKDDEPLSFKPGWLRVSLHWSHSLDDVDYLLNAIGQARKDLI is encoded by the coding sequence TTGAATATCGATAAAATTCGCCAAAATATCATATTAAAAGATGGGATTTATTATTTTGACTGGACAGCTAGTGGGCTTGGGTATATACCAATTGAAGATGAAATTAGGCGAATGCTTCAAACCTATGCTAATACACATAGCGAGTGCAGCGAATGTTCTAATATTACTACAAACTACTATGAAAATGCACGTACTGGAATAAAAAGATTACTAAAATTACAAAGTGATTTTTTGCTTTTACCATGCGGGCAAGGTAGTAGTGCTGCGATTAAAAAATTTCAAGAGATAATGGGAATTTATATCCCACCAGCAACTAAAATGGCTTTAAATATTGATTTTGATAGTATTAAAAAATCTTTGCCACTTGTAATTGTAGGACCTTATGAACATCATAGTAATGAGATTAGTTATAGAACTGGGATGTGTGAGGTAGTTCGTATTCCATTGGCTAGAGATGGTGGGCTTCACTGGGGTGAGCTTGATAAAATTTTAAAAATCAATGCTAATAGAAAAATCATAATTAGCATAAGTGCTGCTTCAAATGTAACTGGTATAAAGACAAATTTGGCTATGTTAAATGCAGCTGCTAAGCGATATGGCGCTATAATTGCTGTAGATGCCTCAAGTCTTATTGCTTATGAAAATGTAGATAGCTCGCTTTGCGATGCGATATTTATCTCGCCACATAAGCTGCTTGGCGGTGTTGGGAGTTGTGGTATTTTAGCAATTAGAAAGTCGCTATTTAGCTCAAATTTACCGACATTTTCAGCTGGTGGAACAGTAGGCTATGTCAGTAAAAAAAGTATTCATTATCTAGAAGATATAGAGAAAATTGAAGATGCTGGAACCCCAGCGATCACTCAGTTAGTTAGAGCATATTTAGCATTTGAGCTTAGAAATAGGGTTGGTTTAGAGTTTATAAATGAGCAAAAAACTTTGCTTAAGGATAAATTTGAGCTAGGGCTTTCTAATATAAAAGGTGTGATAGATTATGTGCCTAAAAATTTAGAAAGGCTAGCTATTTTTGCTTTTAATATTAAAGGTATTTCACCTTTTGATTTAGCTCAGGTTTTAAGTAAAAAATTTGGAATTCAAAGTCGTGCTGGATGTTCATGTGCTGGGCCATATGGTCATGATTTATTGGGATTAAAAGATGATGAACCTTTAAGTTTTAAGCCAGGCTGGTTGCGTGTGAGTTTGCATTGGTCTCATAGTTTAGATGATGTGGATTATTTGCTTAATGCTATTGGGCAAGCTAGAAAGGATTTGATTTAA